Proteins encoded within one genomic window of Gallus gallus isolate bGalGal1 chromosome 1, bGalGal1.mat.broiler.GRCg7b, whole genome shotgun sequence:
- the SMO gene encoding smoothened homolog precursor (The RefSeq protein has 1 substitution compared to this genomic sequence) — protein sequence MAGPGAAPPGSGAPCGPWGGGGPCWLWALALGLALGPRRCPAAPLNASAAPPERCRRPAACERLRFGSCLGSALPYAHTSTLLAADSGSQEEAHGKLLLWSGLRNAPRCWDVIQPLLCAVYMPKCEDGQVELPSQTLCQATRAPCTIVERERGWPDFLKCTPDRFPEGCPNEVQNIKFNSSGQCEAPLVRTDNPKSWYEDVEGCGIQCQNPLFTETEHREMHVYIAAFSSVTIFCTFFTLATFVADWRNSNRYPAVILFYVNACFFVGSIGWLAQFMDGARDEIVCRADGTMRLGEPTSNETLSCVIIFVIVYYSLMSGVIWFVMLTYAWHTSFKALGTTYQPLLGKTSYFHLITWSIPFVLTVAILAVAQVDGDSVSGICFVGYKNYRYRAGFVLAPIGLVLIVGGYFLIRGVMTLFSIKSNHPGLLSEKAASKINETMLRLGIFGFLAFGFVFITFGCHFYDFFNQAEWERSFREYVLCEANVTIATQTNKPIPECEIKNRPSLLVEKINLFAMFGTGISMSTWVWTKATLLIWKRTWCRLTGQSDDQPKRIKKSKMIAKAFSKRKELLRDPGRELSFSMHTVSHDGPVAGLAFDINEPSADVSSAWAQHVTKMVARRGAILPQDVSVTPVATPVPPEERSNLWVVEADVSPELQKRSRKKKRRKKKKEEVCPERRAGLSVAPLTPSSVPRLPRLPQQPCLVAIPRHRGDTFIPTVLPGLSNGAGGLWDGRRRAHVPHFITNPFCPESGSPEDEENPGPSVGHRQHNGGPRWPPEPLPGGSGVTRTRGRRAGLAPIHSRTNLVNAELLDADLDF from the exons ATGGCGGGGCCCGGGGCCGCTCCGCCGGGCTCGGGGGCTCCGTGCGGGCCGtggggcgggggcggcccgTGCTGGCTGTGGGCGCTGGCGCTGGGCCTGGCGCTCGGCCCCCGCCGCTGCCCCGCGGCGCCGCTCAACGCTTCGGCCGCTCCTCCCGAGCGCTGCCGGCGGCCCGCGGCCTGCGAGCGGCTCCGCTTCGGCTCCTGCCTGGGCTCCGCGCTGCCCTACGCGCACACCTCCACGCTGCTGGCGGCGGACTCGGGATCGCAGGAGGAGGCGCAcggaaagctgctgctgtggtccg GCCTGCGCAATGCGCCGCGCTGCTGGGACGTGATCCAGCcgctgctgtgtgctgtctACATGCCCAAGTGTGAGGATGGGCAGGTGGAGCTGCCCAGTCAGACCCTGTGCCAGGCCACACGTGCACCCTGCACCATCGTGGAGCGCGAGCGCGGCTGGCCTGACTTCCTCAAGTGCACTCCTGACCGCTTCCCCGAGGGCTGCCCG aaCGAGGTGCAGAACATCAAGTTCAACAGCTCAGGGCAGTGCGAGGCGCCGTTGGTGCGCACGGACAACCCCAAGAGCTGGTATGAGGATGTGGAGGGCTGCGGAATCCAGTGCCAGAACCCACTCTTCACTGAGACAGAGCACCGTGAGATGCACGTCTACATCGCCGCCTTCAGCTCCGTCACCATCTTCTGCACCTTCTTCACTCTG GCCACCTTCGTTGCTGACTGGAGGAACTCCAACCGCTACCCCGCTGTCATCCTCTTCTATGTCAACGCCTGCTTCTTTGTGGGCAGTATTGGCTGGCTGGCGCAGTTCATGGACGGCGCCCGAGATGAGATCGTGTGCCGTGCTGATGGCACCATGAGGCTGGGGGAGCCCAC CTCCAACGAGACGCTCTCCTGCGTCATCATCTTTGTCATTGTCTACTACTCTCTGATGTCGGGCGTCATCTGGTTTGTCATGCTGACCTACGCCTGGCACACGTCCTTCAAGGCGCTGGGCACCACCTACCAGCCGCTGCTGGGCAAGACCTCCTACTTCCACCTCATCACCTGGTCCATCCCTTTCGTACTCACCGTGGCCATCCTGGCTGTGGCACAG GTGGATGGTGACTCCGTCAGCGGTATCTGCTTCGTGGGTTACAAGAACTATCGCTACCGTGCCGGCTTTGTCCTGGCACCCATCGGGCTCGTCCTCATCGTTGGGGGCTATTTCCTCATTCGGG GGGTCATGACGCTCTTCTCCATCAAGAGCAACCACCCCGGGCTGCTGAGTGAGAAGGCGGCCAGCAAGATCAACGAAACCATGCTGCGGCTGG GCATCTTTGGGTTCTTGGCCTTTGGCTTTGTCTTCATCACTTTTGGCTGCCACTTCTACGACTTCTTCAACCAGGCGGAGTGGGAGCGAAGCTTTCGGGAATATGTCCT GTGTGAGGCCAACGTGACCATCGCTACGCAGACCAATAAACCCATCCCGGAGTGTGAGATTAAGAACCGGCCGAGCCTGCTGGTGGAGAAGATCAACCTCTTTGCCATGTTTGGCACTGGCATCTCCATGAGCACCTGGGTCTGGACCAAGGCCACCCTGCTCATCTGGAAGCGCACCTGGTGCAG GCTGACAGGGCAGAGCGACGACCAGCCCAAGAGGATCAAGAAGAGCAAGATGATTGCCAAAGCCTTCTCCAAGCGCAAGGAGCTTCTGCGTGACCCGGGCCGGGAGCTGTCCTTCAGTATGCACACCGTCTCGCACGATGGCCCCGTGG CTGGTTTGGCGTTTGACATCAATGAGCCATCAGCCGATGTGTCCTCCGCGTGGGCTCAGCACGTCACCAAGATGGTGGCCAGGAGAGGGGCTATCCTGCCCCAGGATGTCTCCGTCACGCCGGTGGCAACACCTG TGCCACCGGAGGAGCGGAGCAACCTCTGGGTGGTGGAGGCCGatgtctccccagagctgcagaagcGCAGCCGCAAGAAGAAGcggaggaagaagaagaaggaggaggtgTGCCCCGAGCGCCGCGCCGGGCTCTCCGTGgcccccctgacccccagctccgTGCCTCGCCTGCCTCggctgccccagcagccctgcttggTGGCCATCCCCCGGCATAGAGGGGACACCTTCATCCCCACTGTCCTCCCGGGGCTGTCCAACggtgctggggggctgtgggacGGCCGGCGCCGAGCCCACGTCCCCCACCTCATCACCAACCCCTTCTGCCCTGAGAGTGGCTCCCCAGAGGATGAGGAGAACCCCGGCCCCAGCGTCGGGCACCGGCAGCACAACGGGGGCCCTCGATGGCCACCTGAGCCCCTTCCTGGTGGCAGTGGGGTGACGAGGACTCGGGGCAGACGTGCCGGCTTGGCTCCCATCCACTCCCGGACCAACCTGGTGAACGCGGAGCTGCTGGACGCCGACTTAGACTTCTGA